Proteins co-encoded in one Carassius carassius chromosome 35, fCarCar2.1, whole genome shotgun sequence genomic window:
- the LOC132115793 gene encoding uncharacterized protein LOC132115793 has product MADSKEVVDGNVSSPEFIQQLLPAAERTALLYHLSYLCLGGFPKLERLLRERALETQLLFGSSEAVLLKCVGTSNNLVKSLLPYLKVAVEKNKPQLALDLLEKAKGWISDIINDVKEIVTRYNKHNSDVAKSTSDIITEKKETEMKQQQQTCEMEALQKIMDDLDANLQKTNKEFEDYEKKIEQKNDEIQKFINSITGTKDEKTPAGESGAGSGLALFSSLVPFVDGIIGFISKMVLSSSQESMIKTLQTGLSELTSAQQRLKEREWDIQNQLMDKQLQLAKLKIENGQLPNVTHLDEVQKCLSRIQQILVQLQKFWEKVGSLLDTLKEQTFAGEDYIKYLADLKENFLESIDAAKEGWKKFGISCMKANTIFSVESNQAYKFLEISPSSLSKEDWQKEYESVKEKLEKIRPNTANKAITN; this is encoded by the exons ATGGCTGATAGCAAAG AGGTTGTTGATGGCAACGTTTCCAGTCCAGAGTTCATCCAGCAGCTTCTTCCGGCTGCGGAGCGAACGGCTCTTCTCTATCATCTCTCTTACTTGTGTCTGGGAGGCTTCCCAAAGCTGGAGCGTCTGCTGAGAGAACGAGCTCTGGAAACACAGCTGCTGTTTGGATCCTCTGAGGCCGTGCTGCTGAAG tgTGTAGGAACCAGCAACAACCTGGTTAAATCCCTGCTGCCCTATCTGAAGGTGGCTGTGGAGAAGAACAAGCCACAGTTAGCACTGGATTTGCTAGAAAAAGCCAAAGGATGGATCAGTGATATCATAAATGATGTTAAAGAAATTGTGACAAG GTACAATAAACACAACAGTGATGTAGCCAAATCAACCAGTGACAtcatcactgaaaaaaaagagacgGAGATGAAGCAGCAGCAACAAACCTGTGAGATGGAGGCGCTTCAGAAGATTATGGATGACCTGGATGCAAACCTTCAGAAAACCAATAAAGAGTTTGAAGATTATGAGAAGAAGATTGAGCAAAAAAATGATGAGATACAAAAATTTATCAACAGCATTACTGGCACCAAAGACGAAAAGACACCCGCAGGGGAAAGTGGGGCGGGATCAGGTCTTGCTTTATTTTCATCGCTCGTGCCATTTGTGGACGGTATTATAGGTTTCATTTCCAAGATGGTGTTGTCTTCTTCACAAGAATCAATGATCAAGACTCTTCAGACTGGTTTATCTGAGCTCACCAGTGCACAGCAACGTCTGAAAGAAAGAGAATGGGACATCCAGAACCAACTGATGGACAAACAGCTGCAGCTGGCCAAATTAAAGATCGAAAATG GTCAGCTGCCCAACGTTACTCACCTCGACGAGGTCCAGAAGTGCCTGTCCCGGATCCAGCAAATTCTGGTTCAGCTCCAGAAGTTCTGGGAGAAAGTGGGTTCCCTGTTGGACACACTGAAGGAACAGACCTTCGCCGGAGAAGACTATATCAAGTATCTCGCTGATCTGAAGGAAAACTTCCTGGAGTCTATTGATGCAGCTAAAGAG GGATGGAAAAAGTTTGGCATCAGCTGCATGAAGGCCAACACCATCTTCAGCGTTGAGTCAAATCAGGCCTACAAGTTCCTGGAGATCAGTCCTTCATCTCTGTCCAAGGAAGATTGGCAGAAAGAGTACGAGAGTGTGAAGGAGAAACTAGAGAAGATCAGACCAAACACTGCAAATAAAGCCATTACAAATTAA